A genomic stretch from Desulfosoma sp. includes:
- a CDS encoding lipid-A-disaccharide synthase N-terminal domain-containing protein, with the protein MTQEKLWLGIGFLAQGLFSARFLVQWIASERIGRSVVPVAFWYLSLAGGALLLAYAVWRRDPVFILGQGTGLIIYGRNLYLVYKEKRVRACGAKSP; encoded by the coding sequence ATGACACAAGAAAAACTATGGCTTGGGATTGGGTTTTTAGCGCAGGGTTTGTTCTCTGCCAGATTCCTTGTCCAATGGATTGCCAGTGAAAGAATCGGCCGAAGTGTTGTCCCCGTGGCTTTTTGGTACCTGAGTTTGGCTGGTGGGGCTCTGTTGTTGGCCTATGCCGTGTGGCGCCGAGATCCCGTATTTATTCTCGGACAAGGGACAGGTCTTATCATTTACGGTCGGAACCTTTATCTGGTTTACAAAGAAAAAAGAGTAAGGGCATGTGGAGCAAAAAGCCCTTAA